One segment of Fusarium oxysporum f. sp. lycopersici 4287 chromosome 7, whole genome shotgun sequence DNA contains the following:
- a CDS encoding alpha-glucuronidase, whose product MLFRTAVVSSLALYGLAVAETGIDGWLRYKKLPYKAADNFKHPKSIITLNATKSSPVYTAGTELQDAFVGIFGEQVPRRFKGCDHQNSIIVGTLDAYHDACGKAQLHAVIEEDGFWLSIKGGSVKIVGHNERGALYGAFEYSSMLSQGNFSDISYVSNPTNAIRWTNEWDNMDGTIERGYGGQSIFFAQNKTMPDRARVKQYGRLLASIRINGAILTNVNANPITLKPDNVRGLGEIAAILKPYGVQIGLALNFASPQTLGGLSTFDPLEPSVISWWEDITNKIYDEIPNFAGYLVKANSEGQPGPLTYNRTLAQGANLFGDVLRPHGGIVLFRTFVYEMLNITDWKADRSAEAYNAFQGLDGKFHDNIILQMKYGPLDFQVREPAHPLFGYFKNANAGIELQIAQEYLGQQAHTVYLAPLWKEILDTDLRVDDKSSFVRDIISGKRFKRRIGAFSGVANVGMSQTWTGSHLSMSNLYAFGRLAWDPTDDPESIIKSWSHLTFGLHRQVTDIVTRIAMESWPAYLNYSSGDLGLPALTDVTNNHFGPNVRAGDDNPYGIWTRSDSFSIGMDRTVSNGTGFSGQYPPAVAEKFEHIETTPTNMILWYHHVNYTHKLPTGKTVIQHLYDAHYAGAKTAHNFPKLWMGAQRYVDQERFNSVLFQLTFQAGHSIVWRDSIVDYYHNLTGIPDEAGRAGHHPWRIEAEAMSYSEYKTAVLDPIESASNATALETVGNSTVATASRKLDFKPGRYDIAVVHFDILGGTSQWEAYLNGKLLGKWVGNLESTLSRAATTEPDGGSKARITFPNVKIAKGDIFKVVGKADRAELAPLDFVAFLPHGVID is encoded by the coding sequence ATGTTATTTCGGACAGCAGTGGTGTCATCTCTGGCCCTATATGGCCTAGCCGTGGCCGAGACTGGCATTGATGGTTGGCTTCGCTACAAGAAGTTGCCATACAAAGCCGCCGACAACTTCAAGCATCCCAAGAGCATCATCACACTGAACGCAACCAAATCCAGCCCCGTCTACACTGCTGGCACAGAGTTACAGGACGCCTTCGTGGGTATCTTTGGAGAGCAGGTCCCACGTAGATTCAAGGGCTGCGACCACCAGAACTCCATAATTGTCGGCACTCTTGACGCCTATCACGATGCATGTGGCAAGGCACAGCTCCATGCGGTTATCGAGGAAGATGGGTTTTGGCTGAGTATCAAAGGTGGTTCCGTCAAGATTGTCGGTCACAATGAGAGGGGCGCACTCTATGGTGCCTTTGAATATTCATCCATGCTTTCCCAAGGCAACTTCTCAGACATTTCCTACGTCTCGAATCCGACCAACGCTATCCGGTGGACCAATGAGTGGGATAACATGGATGGCACTATTGAACGTGGCTACGGCGGCCAGTCCATCTTCTTCGCACAAAACAAGACCATGCCTGACAGGGCCCGCGTAAAGCAGTACGGCCGGTTGCTGGCGTCCATCCGTATAAACGGTGCCATCTTGACCAACGTCAACGCTAACCCCATCACCCTGAAACCAGACAACGTACGTGGACTTGGCGAAATTGCGGCCATACTAAAGCCGTATGGCGTACAGATTGGCCTTGCACTCAACTTTGCATCCCCGCAGACTTTGGGTGGTCTATCGACGTTCGATCCGCTTGAGCCATCCGTTATCTCCTGGTGGGAAGACATCACAAACAAGATCTACGACGAGATTCCAAACTTTGCAGGCTACCTTGTCAAGGCCAACTCCGAAGGCCAACCAGGACCGCTTACCTATAATCGCACGCTGGCCCAAGGCGCTAATCTCTTTGGCGATGTCCTCAGACCACATGGAGGAATCGTCCTATTCCGCACCTTTGTGTACGAAATGCTTAATATCACTGATTGGAAGGCAGATCGCTCTGCAGAGGCGTATAATGCGTTCCAGGGCCTCGACGGAAAGTTCCACGATAACATTATCCTTCAGATGAAGTACGGTCCGCTTGATTTCCAAGTTCGGGAACCCGCACATCCCTTGTTTGGGTACTTTAAGAATGCCAACGCTGGTATTGAGCTTCAAATTGCACAAGAGTACCTAGGACAGCAAGCCCATACCGTCTACTTGGCTCCTCTCTGGAAAGAGATATTAGATACGGATCTTCGTGTTGATGATAAGTCATCGTTTGTACGAGACATCATCTCAGGCAAACGATTCAAGCGCCGGATCGGTGCGTTCTCAGGTGTAGCCAATGTTGGGATGAGCCAGACGTGGACTGGCAGCCATCTCTCTATGTCGAACCTTTACGCCTTTGGCCGCTTGGCCTGGGACCCTACCGATGATCCCGAATCAATTATCAAATCATGGAGTCATCTGACGTTCGGTCTTCATCGCCAAGTGACAGATATCGTCACACGTATCGCCATGGAATCGTGGCCGGCATATCTTAACTATAGCAGTGGAGACCTGGGACTGCCAGCCCTTACAGATGTTACGAATAACCACTTTGGGCCGAATGTTCGTGCTGGTGATGACAACCCCTATGGTATTTGGACTCGGTCTGATTCATTCTCTATCGGTATGGATCGCACTGTGTCGAACGGTACAGGCTTCTCCGGTCAATATCCTCCTGCAGTTGCAGAGAAATTCGAGCACATAGAAACCACACCAACAAACATGATCTTGTGGTATCATCACGTCAACTACACACACAAGCTTCCAACTGGAAAGACGGTGATCCAACATCTCTACGATGCTCATTATGCTGGGGCCAAAACGGCGCATAACTTTCCGAAGTTATGGATGGGAGCTCAAAGATATGTTGATCAAGAACGCTTCAATTCTGTCCTTTTCCAGCTCACTTTCCAAGCCGGCCATTCTATTGTGTGGAGAGACTCCATAGTGGACTATTACCACAACCTTACAGGGATTCCTGACGAAGCGGGACGTGCTGGTCACCATCCTTGGCGCATAGAGGCTGAGGCTATGTCTTACAGCGAATACAAGACTGCCGTGTTAGACCCTATTGAGTCTGCCTCTAATGCCACTGCTCTTGAAACAGTAGGTAATAGTACAGTAGCCACGGCTAGTAGAAAGCTCGACTTTAAGCCTGGGAGATATGACATCGCAGTTGTACATTTTGATATTCTTGGCGGGACTTCGCAGTGGGAAGCGTACCTGAACGGCAAATTATTGGGGAAGTGGGTTGGTAATCTGGAATCAACTCTCAGTCGCGCAGCCACAACTGAACCAGATGGTGGTTCCAAAGCCCGTATCACGTTCCCAAACGTGAAGATTGCTAAAGGGGATATCTTCAAGGTCGTAGGAAAGGCAGACCGCGCGGAATTGGCACCCCTTGACTTTGTAGCATTCCTCCCCCATGGAGTTATTGATTGA